One Cheilinus undulatus linkage group 22, ASM1832078v1, whole genome shotgun sequence DNA window includes the following coding sequences:
- the LOC121504380 gene encoding zinc finger protein 239-like — protein METQNQREKENKKKSDNHQSDTSVITPTSLKRKGEKPYSCDQCGKDFRRSSDLKVHERVHRGEKPYGCDFCGKTFSRHTHLKNHQSIHSGEKPHGCHLCGKSFARAGSLRIHHRVHSGEKPYSCDQCGASFAHRGHYITHLNVHTGEKQSSCGQCGKTFTSAASLKYHLHIHAEEKPYKCEHCGKAFVRRSPLIRHLRVQTGEKPYWCDLCGKHFARGSAMIVHRCLHTGEKPYWCEQCGKTFTASSGLNFHKRSHTADV, from the exons ATGGAGACCCAGAACCAGAGGG aaaaggaaaataaaaagaaatcagaTAATCATCAGAGTGACACATCTGTCATCACACCAACATCTTtgaagagaaaaggagagaaaccttACAGCTGTGACCAGTGTGGGAAAGATTTCCGAAGGTCAAGTGACCTAAAGGTTCATGAGCGCGTTCACCGCGGAGAGAAACCGTATGGCTGTGATTTCTGCGGGAAAACATTTTCACGTCACACTCACTTAAAGAACCATCAGAGCATTcactcaggagagaaaccaCACGGCTGTCACCTCTGTGGGAAAAGCTTTGCTCGAGCCGGGTCTTTAAGGATCCACCATCGCGTTCACAGTGGGGAGAAACCGTACAGCTGTGACCAATGCGGGGCCTCGTTCGCTCACAGGGGCCACTACATAACTCACCTGAACGTTCACACTGGAGAGAAGCAGAGCTCCTGTGGTCAGTGCGGGAAAACGTTCACCTCTGCCGCCTCCTTGAAGTACCACCTCCACATCCACGCCGAGGAGAAACCGTACAAATGTGAGCACTGTGGGAAGGCCTTCGTCAGGCGGAGTCCTCTGATCCGCCACCTGCGAGTTCAGACCGGGGAGAAACCATACTGGTGTGACTTGTGTGGAAAACATTTTGCTCGAGGGAGTGCCATGATAGTCCACCGGTGTCTACACACGGGAGAGAAACCGTACTGGTGCGAACAGTGCGGGAAAACGTTTACGGCGTCGAGCGGTCTGAACTTCCACAAACGAAGTCACACTGCCGACGTTTGA